In a genomic window of Larus michahellis chromosome 3, bLarMic1.1, whole genome shotgun sequence:
- the LOC141741377 gene encoding WD repeat and coiled-coil-containing protein, translating into MELGKAKLLRTGLNALYQAIHPVYGIAWTDGKQVILTSLHLHNGEPKFGDSSVVGQFEHVHGLYWGPCPPDAPALLAVQHKKHITVWQLCFNATERNKLLVSQICDVSEPFPVLPQGCVWHPKKEILAVLTTRDASILHSVHLNNSRIKADIKGSGLIHCACWTKEGNRLVVGVGSALHSYIWDDAQKTLNACSFCPIFDVGGYICAVEATLNFQVAVATELPLDKICGLNAGVAFEVPASIETESFPSQSSLCGEEEYSMDGGKKSLDSEKPLSVVTSPVDLTHILSSKQGADSSPLLHLRPKDYLTGSGQDSSHLILVTFERKVTSTKKVSIPGILVPDIMAFDPKTQTVSVASNTCNVILVYSLTSSNLPNIQQIQLEKNEKPKGLCFLTNKLLLILVGRQKFTDPAFLPSSRSDKYLIRLMIKELIFDMGPSTSASVNGSSSLNLSNIPHDLSTDIHPLSRGLLIPDRAAIQSPTSRRKLIEEIKSPVYEQSCLLNMSDLKDKKISMNFPPAVESLDAEPVNRTVTLSATSLAFSNKPTSPKRQADAAFKIPNSYKNNLLSEKEASYFSKNVEKLSGNFTELQHHLCELTELLKSGKRNLPVYPSSQEPAFIYITCQKQLSRSDSDERRAVTLCGGKLRLNIVQQIFNLSLVEMQHGSSWIVLTTDSEGFVPLTFTSAQEVVVRDASAKGYSARSSKTLDIISSTEGCRPASSESLDITSSLEVLRDCSSKTLGSSSPPEQPSSKM; encoded by the exons ATGGAGTTAGGAAAGGCGAAGCTTCTGAGAACTGGCCTTAATGCTTTATACCAAGCAATTCACCCTGTGTATGGTATTGCCTGGACAGACGGGAAACAGGTGATACTAACTTCTTTACACCTTCATAATGGAGAACCAAAATTTGGTGACTCGAGTGTTGTCGGTCAGTTTGAACATGTCCATGGACTGTACTGGGGTCCGTGTCCCCCTGATGCCCCAGCTCTGCTTGCGGTTCAACATAAAAAGCATATCACCGTTTGGCAGCTCTGCTTTAATGCTACAGAAAGAAATAAGCTCTTAGTTTCTCAGATATGTGACGTCAGCGAGCCCTTTCCAGTGCTCCCCCAAGGCTGCGTGTGGCATCCAAAGAAGGAGATCTTGGCTGTGCTAACCACACGGGATGCCTCCATCTTACACTCTGTTCATCTCAACAACTCCAGAATTAAAGCAGATATTAAAGGCAGTGGTCTCATCCACTGCGCTTGTTGGACAAAGGAAGGCAATCGCTTAGTAGTGGGGGTCGGCAGTGCCCTTCATTCTTATATTTGGGACGATGCTCAGAAAACACTGAACGCTTGTTCCTTTTGCCCAATCTTTGATGTGGGGGGCTACATCTGTGCTGTGGAAGCGACTCTGAATTTCCAAGTTGCTGTTGCCACTGAGCTTCCTCTAGACAAGATCTGTGGCTTAAATGCTGGTGTTGCATTTGAAGTTCCAGCGAGCATTGAAACGGAGTCCTTCCCCTCACAGTCCAGCTTGTGTGGTGAGGAAGAGTATTCCATGGATGGGGGGAAAAAGTCACTGGACTCTGAGAAGCCTTTGTCTGTTGTTACGTCTCCTGTGGATCTAACTCACATACTTTCTAGCAAGCAGGGTGCTGATTCCAGTCCACTTCTTCATCTGAGGCCCAAGGACTACCTAACGGGAAGTGGCCAGGATTCTTCACATCTCATCTTGGTGACTTTTGAAAGAAAGGTTACCTCTACCAAAAAAGTTAGCATCCCAGGCATTCTGGTTCCTGATATAATGGCTTTTGACCCCAAAACTCAAACTGTATCGGTTGCCTCCAACACTTGTAATGTTATTTTAGTCTATTCACTGACTTCATCCAATTTACCCAATATTCAACAAATTCAGctagagaaaaatgagaaaccaaAGGGTTTGTGCTTCTTGACCAATAAATTATTACTGATACTCGTTGGAAGACAAAAATTCACTGACCCTGCGTTTCTTCCCTCTTCAAGATCAGACAAATATTTGATTCGATTGATGATTAAGGAACTAATATTTGATATGGGTCCTTCAACGTCTGCATCAGTTAATGGGAGCTCCAGTTTGAACCTTTCAAACATACCTCATGATCTCTCTACAGACATTCACCCTCTCAGCCGTGGACTCCTGATACCGGATCGTGCTGCCATTCAGTCCCCCACCAGCAGAAGGAAACTCATTGAAGAAATTAAGAGTCCTGTTTATGAACAGAGCTGCTTGTTGAACATGAGTGACCTCAAAGATAAAAAGATTTCCATGAATTTTCCTCCAGCTGTTGAGTCTCTCGATGCCGAACCAGTTAATCGGACTGTGACTCTGTCTGCCACATCGCTGGCGTTTTCTAACAAGCCAACGTCTCCAAAAAGGCAGGCAGACGCAGCTTTCAAAATACCAAATTCTTACAAGAATAACCTATTAAGTGAAAAGGAGGCAAGTTACTTTtcaaaaaatgtagaaaaactATCTGGTAACTTCACAGAGTTACAGCATCATCTCTGTGAATTAACCGAGCTGCTAAAATCCGGGAAGAGAAATCTCCCAGTGTACCCGTCTTCTCAGGAACCTGCTTTTATTTACATCACCTGCCAG AAGCAGCTTTCCAGAAGTGATTCAGATGAAAGACGAGCTGTTACTCTTTGTGGTGGTAAACTCCGTCTAAATATAGTCCAGCAGATATTCAATCTCTCTCTTGTAGAAATGCAACATG GTTCATCTTGGATTGTTCTCACAACGGACAGTGAGGGCTTTGTTCCGTTAACGTTTACATCCGCGCAGGAGGTCGTCGTAAGAGACGCCAGCGCAAAAGGCTACAGTGCCCGATCTTCCAAAACTTTGGACATCATCAGTTCGACGGAAGGGTGTAGACCCGCTTCTTCTGAAAGTCTGGATATCACGAGTTCTCTGGAAGTCCTCAGAGACTGCTCCTCCAAGACTTTAGGCAGCAGCAGTCCGCCAGAACAGCCCAGCAGTAAAATGTGA